CCCGGCGCCGCCGGCGTGCCCACATGCCGAACGGGATGGTACTTGTCACCGTGACGAGCGCCTCCCGTACACGGAGGCTGTCGAAGCAGACAACTGATCCTCCCATGGAGCCGACTGCGCCTGACATCCATGCCGATTGTCCGACGTCGCTCTTCAGGCAATGCCACGCGGCTGGCGCGGGCCGCGGCGGCGCCGACTAGATCGCCCATACCGCCCGGGAGGCGAGTCAGTTCTCGCTCGTGAGTACTTGGCGCAAGCGCTCGAGCAGAAAGTCTTCATCGGTTGGGTTGGTGGCGACGTCGAGCACCTTCCTGCGACTCGTGGGTCCACGAACCAGCGTGACTGAGCCGCGGGGTACACCGAGAGCGTCCGCGACGGCCGCGAGCGCTGCCCGAGTCGCTCTGCCACTCTCGGCGGGTGTAGCGACGCGTACCACCAAAGCGCCATCGTGGGTTCCACCGACCCGGGTCCGCGACGAATTCGGTCGGACGTGGATCTCCAGCCGCACGGGGCTCAGTCTGCCCTCAAACACCAATGGTTGGTCGCGCTCGAAACGTCCGGCGGCCTGGTGACACACCTACTCCCGGGGCGATCTGAGAAGTCGTCCCAGAGCACGCGCTCCATCATCGTCGATCCACGTCAAGGGGTGAGAGTGCGGCATGGCCGACACCTACCCGGGTGGTACCCGCCGCCCCGGGTCAGGTCCCGGCTCCGAATAGGAAGCCGATGCCGTAGGTCACTGCCATCGCTACGGCGCCGCCTGCGCCGACTCTCAGGGTGGCCCGCAGTCGTCGGGCGCCGCCCAGCAGAGCGCCTAGCGCGCCCAAGGCGCACAGGGCGGCCAAGGTGATCGCGGCGATCACCGCCATACGAGATCCGGCTGGGCCGATCGCGGCAGTTAGGAGCGGGATGGCGGCTCCGACCGCAAAGCTGGCCGCCGAGGCGGCTGCCGCCTGGAATGGTTTGGCCGCGGTGGACGGCGTGTGGCCGAGTTCGTCGCGAAGGTGCGCGCCGAGCGGATCGGACGCGTGTAGGGAGGCTGCTACTTGGGCAGCTAGTTCGGGGGGTAGGCCGCGGGCCTGGTATAGGGAGGTCAGCTCGCGTAGTTCTGCTTCCGGGTCCTGGGCCAGTTCTGATCGTTCGCGAGCGCGATCCGCCCGTTCGGTGTCAGCCTGGGCGCTGACCGATACCCACTCGCCGATGGCCATGGCCATCGCCCCGGCGCTCAGTGCGGCGACACCGGCGGTAAGGATCGAGTTGCGAGACGCTCCCGACGCCGCGACCCCGATCAGCAGGGCGGCGGTGGAGACCAGGCCGTCGTCCGCGCCCAGGACGGCAGCACGCAGCCAACCGGAGCGCTGTGACCGGTGGCGCTCGATCGTCGCAGCAGTCACCGACGGGCCCGCGGTTCGTCGGTGGTCGCAAGGTTGGTGGCACCCACGACATGGCTCCCGTAGCCGGTCAGGCGGCCAGGTGGAATGGTGGGTATTCGTCGGTGAGCAGTCCTGCGTATGCCTCGACCCGCAGGGCGTAGCGGTAGACGCCGACCAGGTAATTCCGAAGGCTCTCGGGGTACTCGCCGGTGAAGAGCACCGTGACGAACCCTCCAACCAGCGCGAACACCGCTCCGATCGCGAGCACGGCCAGCACCACATAGTGCGGGATGGCCAGGAACCACTTGTAGAGCGGCTTCCAACGGTCGAGATGCTCCGGGTAGGCGATGCTCAGCGTGGTGTGCGGTTCGACCCCGTCATCTGTCGCGGTCGGATCGAAATCGAATGGCGGGTAGTCCTCATGGAGGAACAGCGCGTAGCTGAACGCCCGCCACTCGTAGCGGTATGTGGTAGCGATCATGTCGAACAACGGCTTCGGGATGCGTTCGGTAAACAACACCGTGAAGAGACTGATCAGGATCAGGATCTCCCGCAGGCTTCGCAGAGCGCTGGCGATCATGAGCTGGGGAACTGCCAGCAACCACTGCACCAATGGCTTCCACCAGGTGACGTGGCGATCCCCGTGGAACTCCAGCTGCGCCGGGTATGGGGCGGATATTGACATCGCGACCTCCTGCAGGGCTGCCCAAGGAATGGCGAGCCCTCAACGCATCATGTGGTCGTGCGGCTTGTTCGTGTCAGGGGCGAAGGGCACATCTTCAGGTCGCGAATCTGAGGGCTCTCGGTCGGACCGCGGGATCGTTCATCCCTGGAGTTGGCTGAGCACGGCGGTGACGGTGCGTTTGGTTCCGCTCTGGCTGACCAGGTCGACTGTGACCGTCTTGCCCGGTGCGAGTTGGGCCAGGATGGCCTGCATCTCGGTGAGCGAGGTGACCTTGTTACCGTCGACGGCGGTGATGAGTTCGCCGGGAACGATCCCTGCGGTGGCTGCGCTGCCTCCCGCTGTGACGCTGACAACTATGGCGCCGACCCGCTGTCCGTTCTGGTCGACGGCGTCGGCCGCGGCGATGTCGAGTGAAGCTCGGTCGCTGCGGGTGACCCGGCCTGAGCTGATGAGTTGGGCGGCGATCAGCTTGACGGTGTTGGAGGGGATGGCAAAGCCGATCCCCGGTATGGTGCCTCCTCCTTGTTGATCGGCGGCCGCCAGGGTGGGGATGCCGATGACTTCCCCGGCCAGGTCGACCAACGCTCCGCCGCTGTTGCCGGGATTGATCGCTGCGCTCGTCTGGATGGTGGAGGGGAGCACGACGCCGTTTCCTTCGCTGACCGGCCGGCCGTTGTAGCTGACGATTCCGTCGGTCACGGAGCTGGAAAGGCCCAGCGGGTTGCCGACAGCGAAGACGATGTCGCCTATCTGTAATGCGTCCGAATCGCCGAACGTCGCGGCGGCAAGGTTGCTGGCACCTTTGACCTTGATGACTGCCAGGTCGTCGGGGGCGTAGCTCCCGAGCAGAGTGGCCGGCAACCGATCACCGTTGAGGAGCTGCACCGTAAAGGTGGTGGCCGAGCCGACGACGTGGGCGTTGGTGACGATATCGCCTGCGTTGTCGTAGATCACCCCGGACCCGAGCCCGCTGGAGGTCGATATCTGTACGACCTGGGGGCGAACCTTCGCCACTACCGCCACGAAGGCCTGCTCTAGCTCGGATGCCGCTCTGCTGACGTTGGGCGACGCCGATTGGGTCGGGGTGGCGGTCGTCGTCGGGGACTGCAATGGGGTCGGGCCGCTTGACGCGCACGCTGCTACTAAGCCGGTGAGGGCCACCAGCATCATCGAACTGATGACGCCATGAAGGTACGCCTTGCGCCTGAAGCGATGTGCCACTGGTTCAACGATGCCTGTGCAGGTCGGTTGTCAACCAGGGCCGAAGGTCACCGAAACCTCTTCAGTCGGCCAGGTCGAGAGAAGCATCTGGCCGATCGAGCAGCCATGAAGGCGAGAGCGACCGGCGAGCAGGCGCCGGAGGAGTCTCTGGTGGGTGTCCCAGACGGGGCGCGCGACCAACCCGCCGAAGGCGTTGGTTATGGTCTAGGAGTGCTGCGGGCGGGACTTCGCATGCTCTGGCGGGCGCTGCCGGTTATCGGTACGACGACCGTCGTGCCGCTGCTGCTCTTCTACATTGCTATGGCCGCCGGATCCGTAGCGTGGGGGATCGGCGTGTCGGTGGCCTACGCGTACCTGACCGCCGGCTACCAGTACCTCCGCAGGCGCCGGGTGAGCGGCATGTTGCTCATGACGGTCCTGCTCGTGACCTTGCGTGCGGTGGGCGCGATTGCGTCCGGGCACGTGTTCGTCTACTTCGTGCTGCCTGTCGCAGAAACCGGCGTGTTCGGGCTTTTGTTCCTGGCGACGATGGCGACCAAGGAGCCCCTGATCGTCCGTCTCGCGCGTGACATGGTCCCTCATCTGGCGGATGACTTGGCGGGCCGGCGTGGCCTGGTCACCCGGCTGTCGCTGGTGTGGACGATCACCTACCTGGCCAGCGGGGCTACAACGCTGCTCATGTTGCTCTCGTTCTCCCTACCGGTGTACCTGGGCGCGCACCAACTCGCCGGCTGGATGTGGGTGGCCGCCGGGATCGGTGCCTCAGTGATGCTGTGCCGACGCCACGGGAGCGGGCTGCTCTCGGCGGCCTTCAGCTCTTTGGCCTGAACCCCCCGACGGACCCACCGGGCGCCGTCGGTGACGCCGCAACGTGGCGCTGCTGCGCCGGTCGGTCGCAATCGAACAGCAGCCGGTGCACGTAGGAGCGCATGTCGCGCCTGGGAGGCGGGAAGTTACCCGCCAGACGTTTGGCAGCGAGTGGCAGCGCGAGTGAGGTTCCGAGGAGAAGCCCGTCGCGTCCCCGGCTCTTCCAGAGGACGAGGGGCAGCGCACCGATCGCGAGCGCGCAACCGGCTCCGGACTGTCGGGCAAGCCGGCCACCGCCCAGCCCTGCTCCGAGGACGACGGCGCCTTCGGGCGCAGTGGCGAGACAAGCTCCCAACGCCACCGACACGCCTCGGCCCCCTTGAAGCCGCAGAAACGGCGACCAGTTGTGACCGGCGACCGCGGCGAACGCTGCGAGCGCTCCGAGGCGGGCGCCGCGCCTACGCGCCAGAAGCGGAACTGCAGCACCCTTGGCAAGTTCCATGCAACCGACTACGGCGAGGGGACCGAAACCGGCTACCTGGTGCAGGCTGGTGCCCGAGACGGTCCCGGTGCCGACATTCCTCAGGTCCACACCCTCGAGCCGCCGGGCGGCGATATTGGTGAACGGGGTCGAGCCCAGCAGGTAGGAGGCGACGATCAGCACAGGCGCTGGCAGGCGCCGGCAAGGGCCCTTGCGGCGTTTCATACTCAGGAACCGGTTTCCGGCTCCCACCACCAAGCGAGTCCCCGCAGGTCCGGACCGGTGTGAGCGACCATCGCCGGACCGAACGGAGCGGCGAAACGAGTGACCGGCTCGACGACCTCGCAAACCGCAGCCAGCAGCTTCTCCGCTTCCTCCGGCGCTCCCACGTGCAGGCCGGCAACGTGGAGCCGGTGCCCCGGCCGCTTCGACTTTCGCCACGAGGAGATCATGAGATCGAACGCCGCGTTCGGCGAGAACACCGGCCGCATCGGCCGGACGTTGCCTCGGCGCAGCTCGAATACCGGGCGGACCCCGACGGCGTTGCCGATCGCACCCAGAGGGCTTGGAACCCGTCCTCCCCGGATCAGGTACGTGAGATCGCCGACCTCTGCAACGAGCCGCACCCGGCGTCGCGCTTCGGACGCGGACCGGATGACTTCGTCGAACGGTGCGCCGTCGATCGCCGCCTGTGCGGCTGCCAGGACGACGAGACCTTCAGCGCCGGCAGCCGTTCCGCTGTCGATCACCTCCACCCGGGCATCGGTCATACCGGCGGCAAGCCGCGCCGAGTCACCGGTACTCGAGAACGACCCGCCCACTGTTATGACGACAACCCCTCGGCCCTGGTCCGCTTCTTCGATCGCCGACAGGAAGGCGCCAGGAGTCGGGGCGGCTGTCTTGACCGTCGAGCCTTCGCGAACGAGCCGGGCAACCTCGTCTATCCCGACGCTGTCGTCGGTGCAGGGGACCCCGTCGATGTCCAGTGACAACGGCGCTATCGCGACCCTACAGCTGCTGGCGAGATCCGGCGCGATCGATGCCGCGCTGTCAGTCACGACACCGACCACGATGCCCTCAGTACCCATGCCCGGGAAGCCAGAAACAAAGGGCGGTCACCGCGCACTCCGCCATCATTCGCTCGCCCTCAGGCGGGCGGCTGCCACCCATCCGACGGCGACCAGCAGCCAGAAGCTCAAGCCGCGGTACAGGACGACTGCTGCGGTTGCCGGGGCAGCCGGGAGGTGCGAACGAGCGAGCATCGTGACGAGTCCCCCCTCAACGATACCTAGCCCGCCCGGTGTGATCGGGAGTTCGGCCAGCAATTGTGCGCCCGCATACACCACGAGAAGCGAGCTCCATGGCACGTGGATCCCGATGGCAAGGATCGCGCTGGCCAGAACGAACGTGTCGAGAATCCAGTTCGCCACGGCCGCTGACGCGCCGAGAGCCCAGACCCGAGGCTCCGGTCGGATGTCCTTCATCTCGGCGACCGCCTTCTGTGCGCGGTACAGCCGGGTCTGTATTGAGTCCGGAGCGTGCCGCTGCGTGAGGCGAATGGCCCGGTCCACGAGCTTCCCGAGAAGCTCGGTGCGCTGGAACAGCAAGGCCGCCAGCGCGGCGCCCACCATCACAATCGCCAGCGGGCCGACCAGGATGTCGCGTAGCTCGCCGCCGACCACCACAGACCCTACGAAAGCGACCAGGGTCAGGGCTGCGAACGCGATGGCCCCGGCGGACAATTCCGCCCACGCGGCACCAACCCTGCTGGCCCCCACACGTCGATACTGGCGGAACACGTATCCCTCGGCGACGAGCACGCCCGCCGGGATCGACATCGCAACCGCGTTCGAGGCCAGCGTTATAGGGATCATGCGCGGAAAAGACACGGCCGTACCGGTGGCATCGATCAGCCGCTGCTGGAGCAGCGAGAGCGAGAGGATCGACAGAGCCTCGGCTGCGCCGCCGGCGAGCAACCACTCCCAATGGACGCCTACGACGAGGGATCCGACCGCGGCGAGTTTCGGGATCCTGCGTATGACGAACACGGCAGCCAGGGCCACCATGACGATTTCGAAGGCCCGCCTCGCCCAGAAGCGCCACCCTCTATGCCGATTCGGCACGGAACGGTGTCGGCAGCTCGGTTCCCTCCGGACGGGGACCGCAGCGACTCGCCTGCACCCCCAGGACGTGCTCGCATGCCTCCAGGAGGACCGATGCAAAGTGGTCTGGGTCACTCAGGCAAGCGCTGTGCCCTCCGGACATCTCGAACACTCTTGCACCGCAGACACCTGCAAGATGGGCTTGCCTGTCGGTCGGGACGTGAACGTCGTCTGCCGTCAGGAGCACCGCCATCGGTGCCTGTATCTCTCCGATCCACTCGCTGGCATCGTAGGTAGCCAGATCCGCGGCAAGGTAGAGCACGTTGCTCCAGCGGTGGCGCCTCATCAAGGGCAACGCCCATCGTTGGAACCCGTCCCATCCGTATAGAAGTCGCATGATGGCTTCAGCGACCACAGCGGAGACCGCATCGGGCAGCATCGAGGCGAACCTGCAGATCCCGTTGAAGATCCGGGTCCAGCGCGCCGTGATCGGGACGGCCGTAAAGCGCGCTGCCGATGCGCACAGCACCACTCCTGCGACCAGGTCATCGTGTTCACGGGCGAGACGCTGGGCGACAGCGCCACCGAGCGAGTACCCCACCACCGCCGCTGGCGCCAGGTCCAGCGTGCGGATGAGCGCTGCCACGTCCTCGACGACGTCGTCGAGGCTCGCCTTGCGCCCGTGTCGTGGTCCGAGGCCGTGGCCTCGCAGGTCGGGCGCGACCGCCCGGAAGTGCTCACCGAGGAGACCGAACACGCCGTACCAGGTGATGTCCGCGGTGGACGTCCAGCCGTGCAGAAGCACGACAGCAGGGGCGCCGGGGCGCCCCGGGGCCTCGCGGACGAACATTTCGCCTCGGGAGCCAACATCGACGAGACGACCTGCGGGGAGCCGCCAGTCGTCCGGCTTGGCTGTCATACCCGCGGGTTCCCGATCGCCGTTACCTCCTGGCCCTTTCGACTGGCCTGACTCGACCCGGGCTTGCGCTGGACCGACCCACCTAACCCCTCTTTACCGGACATACCCGCAACATCCCTTCGGCATGCAGGGGCCCGAGAACGCTATTCGTGCCCACGCCGACACTGCATTTCCGATATGAATCTTCGCCTATTGAACCGCAGCCGGAGTACCGAGAAGCTGAAGACATGCCCTCCGGTGATACGGGCGCGCCCGGCGACCAGCCGAGTAGAGACTTGACGACCAACGTCGAGGAACTGCGTGATGTCTCGATCGTGCACGTGGCGGGCGAAATCGACATCAGCACCGTGGGCGACCTCGAATCGGCCATCGAGCGCGCCCGGGCCCACGCCGGACCGGGCGGTGCAGCGAGCGGCGTGGTCGTCATCGACCTGCGGGGCGTCACCTTCCTGGGGGCGGAAGGGTTGAGGAGTCTCGTCAGCGCCCAGAACCGGATAGCCGAGTCCGGCGGGTCGATGCGGGTGGTGGCGCCTGCAGGCGGCGGGATCATCCGGCGACTTCTCGACCTGAGTGGTGTCGGGGCCCTCCTGGACCTGTTCGAGACGATCGAGTCAGCTGTTCCTGCCGACCGGGACTGAACTCTGGTCCTGGTCGCTTGGGGGCCATCGAGCTGGCGGTGAGCACGAGCCTTCGGGGTAATCCAGACCCGGATGCTGGCGACACAAACGAGGCTCAAGCGTGCGGCTCAAACCGTTGCTGGAGTACCGCATGGCCGGCGCGATCGGCGGGCACGCCCAGCCGGGGCTGTGCAGTTAGGCTCACAGCCTTAGAATGGGTGAGCGAAGCGGAAGCGCAGCAGCCGCCTGGCGGCAGGCGCTCGAAGCGTGGGCCATCCCTCCTGAAATACTCGCCCGAGCTCCAGAGTCGCCGTGGGGATGCCCGAGAGCACTCTTCGAGAGAGCTGCGGCACATGCCCTTGCCACCACCACCGAGAGCCCGTCACGAGCGCGCGCCCGCGAGGCACTGCCACCGGGAGGATCGGTGTTGGATGTCGGCGCTGGCGCAGGCGCGGCCAGCTTGCCGCTCGTTCCGCCCGCGAGGACAGTGTTCGCAGTGGACGTGAGCGATGAGATGCTCCACGCCTTCGTGCAGGGAGCTGAGCGGGTGGGCGCCGAACACCGCGAGATCAAAGGCCAGTGGCCGGATACGGAGATAGAAGCGCCGGTGACGGACGTTGCGGTCTGCCACCACGTCGCCTACAACGTCGCGAACCTGGCCGGACTTTTCGGCGCCCTCGACCGCCACGCAAGACGGAGGGTCGTGGTGGAGCTGACAGAGCGGCACCCCCAAAGCGACCTCAACGATTTGTGGAAGCAGATCCACGGCATCGACAGACCGAGCGTGCCTACCGCAGACGACGCTGCCGCTGTCGCGGCGGAACTCGGGTTCGACGTCCAATTGGAGCGCTTCGAGCAAACGGCCCTCTGGCACGGCTCGGAGCGCGACGAGCGTGTCGCGTTCGCGCGACGGCGTTTGTGCGTCGGATCGGAATACGACCCCTTCATCAGCGAGTGGCTCGCCCGCTCCGGCGAAGAAGTACAGAACCGCAAGCTGGTCACCCTCTGGTGGGACAGCAGGTCCTGGCAGGGCGACTCATGACATGCGGGCGGTCTCACTCTGCGCAACCGCTGCGCAGGATCCGCTTGACCAGAACTCATTTCTAGAAAAAGATTCGAACATGCGTGAATTCGTCCATCCCGCCATCAACGCGCTTCGCGACGCCGGTCCCGAGCTGAAGGCGCAGGCCGCCGTCAACACCGAGGAACGCCGACTGTCGGACGCCACGGCGAAGATCCTCCGGGACACGGGCGCCATGCGCCTGGTTCAGCCGGCACGCTACGGAGGCCTGGAAGCCGACCCGAGAGTGTTCGTCGAGGCGATGATGCTGGCGTCTCAGTTCGACGGCGCTGCCGGGTGGGTCCTCGGAGTGGTAGGGGTTCACAACTGGCACATCGGCCTCTACGCCGACGAGGTGCAGAAGGAAGTCTGGGGTGATGACCACGACACCTGGGTCAGCTCCTCCTACAACTACGTCGGCAAGGCCAGCCGCGTGCAAGGGGGCTTCAGGCTCACGGGACGCTGGTCCTTCTCCTCGGGATGTGAGCATGCCCGATGGGTGTTCGTCGGTGGATTCGTATTCGACGACGAAGGTCGCCCTCTGGAGATGCGCCACTTCCTCCTCCCGCGCCAGGACTACGAGATCGTTGACGTGTGGCACGTCGCCGGGCTGTGCGGCTCCGGAAGCAACGACATCGTCGTCGACGGCGCCTTCGTCCCCGATGCGAGGAGCATGAGCTGGCCCGACCTCAAGGCACACAATTGTCCCGGGACCGAGGTGAACCGGTCCGCGCTGTTCCGGGTGCCGTGGGGATCCATGTTCCTCAACGCGGTGACAGCACCCCTCGTCGGGATGGCCCGGGGGATGCTCGACGAGTCGGTCGCCCTGGTCAAGCAGCGGGTGAGCGGATACGTCCCGCCCGGACCCTCCACGGGGCCTTTCGACGCCAAGCGCATATGGCCGGCTGTCACGATGGCGAGGCTGGCCGAGGCCTCGGCTGAGGTGGACGCGGCAAGAGTGCAGATGCTCGACAACCTCGGCGACGTCTACTCCTACGCCGAGACGGGCGAAGAGGTGCCCCTGGACGTTCGCGCCCGTGCCCGGCGGGACCAGGTGATGGCGGCCAAGAGGGCGACAGACGCCGCCAACTCAATCTTCTCGCTCGCCGGCGGGCGGGGTCTGTCCTTGAAGAGCCCCATTCAGCGGTTGTGGAGGGACGCCCAGGCCGGTGCTCACCACGTAGTGAACGGCGCCGACCAGGCCCTCACTTCTTACGGCGCGTTCCTGATCGGTGAGGAGATCGAAGATCAGCTGGTCTGAGCGCCTCCCAAGCCGTGCCCGACAGCTCGAGAGAGGCGGAGCGAACCGCCGCCTGCGACGGCACGCCCCGGTACAGGGCGGAACGAACCCAGTGGTGCACAGGCCCGATGAGCACCGCGGTGACCGTCTCGAAGGGGAGCTTGCGTAGCTCGCCGCCGGCCATCCGTTTGTCGAGCCATCCCTTCACGACGGCCAGGAACTCGGCGTTCTCGTCGAGAAGCTCGGCGGCGACGTCGTCCGAGCGGTAGCCGGCGAATGGATGCTGCAGCAGGAAGGTCGCCGGGCGGGGATGCCTGACGAGCCAGCGGAGGTGATAGTCGACAGTATCTTTGATCCCGAGTTCAGCACGAGGGTCCGCCGCGAGGATGGCTCCGGCACCGGACTGATAATCGTTGAGCAGGCTGTAATGCAGGGTCGCCAGCAGGAGATCCTTGGATCCGAAGTGATGGTAGAGGGTGCCGACGCTCACGCCGGCACGGGCGCACACCTTTTGGACGAACATTCCGGACTCGCCGGTCTCCACTATCGTGTCGAGGGCAGCCGCGAGGATGTCCGCCCGGCGGCGTAAGGTCTTGCGGGTTCGCCCCCCGGCGGTGACCATTAGAAAAATATTCTAGTTGGGTGCCGTGGCAGGCACTTCCGGTTGGGGCAAGATGCAGATGTGACTCCCGGAGGACGACGAGGTCCGCGTCGCGCGCCAGCGCATCGCCGACCGACACACCAAGATTTTGTCCGCAGGCGCCTGGCGGTGCTGGGTGCGACGGCCCTGGCGGTCGTCGTCGTTGCTGCGGTGCTCACCAACGACTCGTCGAAGGGGTCCCCCAAGGCGAAGACAGCAGGTACCGTCGCCAAGACCAGCCATCCCCCTCAGCTGCAGGTCAGCATCGCCTCGTGGCAGCTCCCGTCCCCGCTGTCGAGGACGGTAGCCCTCTCCGTGGACGGAAACATCGACGTCTTCGGAGGACTCACCGGTACCGGCAACTCGACGACCGGTGCCGTCGTGCAGATAGATCCGGCGAACGGCCACAGCCAGAACGTCGCCACCCTGCCCGTGCCGGTGCACGACGCCGCGGGTGCCGCGATCGGGAGTCGCTACTTCGTGTTCGGGGGAGGGACGACCGCGCTGACGGAATCGGTGCAGTCCTTTTCGCCGGACAGCGCCGCGGGATCGCCTGCGATGTCGGTGGCCGGCCAGCTTCCCGCGAAGCGCGCGGACCTTGCGACAGCTACCGGGCCTGATGGCACCGTCTACATCGCCGGCGGCTACGACGGGGCGAGCTTTTCGCCGGACGTGCTGTCCACGCGCAACGGGACGTCTTTCTCCGTAATTGGAAGGTTGCCGGTCCCGGTCCGCTACCCCGCCGTCGCTGTCACGGCAGGAAAGCTCTGGGTCCTCGGCGGTGAAGCCGCCGGCGGCGGAGAGAGCGACGCCATCCAGACCATCGACCTCAAGACACACGCGGCCACCGTCGCCGCCCATCTCCCGCGGCCCATCTCGCACGCTTCGGCCGCGACTCTCGGCGGCACCGTCTATCTCTTCGGCGGCCGCTCGGGCGGCAACGCACTCGACACCGTCTACAAGCTCGACCCGGTAAAGGCGACTTTTTCGCAAGCAGGCAGTATTCCGCTCCCGATGTCGGACATGTCCGCCGTCGCGTTCGGCGAGACCGTCTACCTCGTCGGCGGGGAAGGCCAGCTCGCCCAACCAGGGCAGTCGGTCATCGTCGCCCGGATGTCCTCTACGACGCCGGCGGCCGCTGCGACGGGGGCAGCTCCCTTCTCCGGCGACCTGTTGATCGCCGATCGCGGCAACGACAGGCTGCTGCTCGTCACGGCCGACAAGAAGGTCCTCTGGGTCTTCCCGAGCCTCCTGCACCCCGCTCCGCCTCAGGGTTTCTACTTCCCCGACGACGCTTTCTTCGCCAAGCACGGCACAGCCATCATCACCAACCAGGAGGACCAGAACACGATCCTCGAGATCGCATACCCGTCCGGGCAGGTCATCGGCAGCTATGGGCACCCGAACCAGCCGGGCAGCTCTCCCGGGTACCTCAACCAGCCCGACGACGCCTACCTGTTGGCCGACGGCAAGATAACGGTCGCGGACGCCAAGAACTGCAGGATCCTGTTCATCAACTCCAACTTCACCTACCTGTCGAGCATCGGCCATACCGGGCGCTGCCAGCACGACATTCCCAACGACGTTGCCTATCCCAACGGCGATACCCCCCTGCAGGACGGCAACTTCCTCGTCTCGGAGATCAACGGCTCCTATATCGACGAGGTGACCATGTCGGGGCAGGTCGTGTGGTCGGTCAAACTGCCGATGATCGGATACGTATCCGATCCCCAGCAGCTGGGGCCCGACCTCTACCTGGTTGCCGACTACTCGAGGCCCGGTGGCATCTACGAGTTCACCCGAGAGGGCCAGATCGTCTGGAGCTACAAGGTCGCCTCCGGCGAGGGCATGCTCGACCACCCCAGTCTCGCCGAGCGCTTGCCCACTGGACTCATCTGTGCCAACGACGACTACCGCGACAGGG
This is a stretch of genomic DNA from Acidimicrobiales bacterium. It encodes these proteins:
- a CDS encoding kelch repeat-containing protein, with amino-acid sequence MLGATALAVVVVAAVLTNDSSKGSPKAKTAGTVAKTSHPPQLQVSIASWQLPSPLSRTVALSVDGNIDVFGGLTGTGNSTTGAVVQIDPANGHSQNVATLPVPVHDAAGAAIGSRYFVFGGGTTALTESVQSFSPDSAAGSPAMSVAGQLPAKRADLATATGPDGTVYIAGGYDGASFSPDVLSTRNGTSFSVIGRLPVPVRYPAVAVTAGKLWVLGGEAAGGGESDAIQTIDLKTHAATVAAHLPRPISHASAATLGGTVYLFGGRSGGNALDTVYKLDPVKATFSQAGSIPLPMSDMSAVAFGETVYLVGGEGQLAQPGQSVIVARMSSTTPAAAATGAAPFSGDLLIADRGNDRLLLVTADKKVLWVFPSLLHPAPPQGFYFPDDAFFAKHGTAIITNQEDQNTILEIAYPSGQVIGSYGHPNQPGSSPGYLNQPDDAYLLADGKITVADAKNCRILFINSNFTYLSSIGHTGRCQHDIPNDVAYPNGDTPLQDGNFLVSEINGSYIDEVTMSGQVVWSVKLPMIGYVSDPQQLGPDLYLVADYSRPGGIYEFTREGQIVWSYKVASGEGMLDHPSLAERLPTGLICANDDYRDRVVCINPTTKQIVWQYGDTDSPGTAPGMLKIPDGFDLLAPDKSTPTHPFTG
- a CDS encoding TetR/AcrR family transcriptional regulator — its product is MVTAGGRTRKTLRRRADILAAALDTIVETGESGMFVQKVCARAGVSVGTLYHHFGSKDLLLATLHYSLLNDYQSGAGAILAADPRAELGIKDTVDYHLRWLVRHPRPATFLLQHPFAGYRSDDVAAELLDENAEFLAVVKGWLDKRMAGGELRKLPFETVTAVLIGPVHHWVRSALYRGVPSQAAVRSASLELSGTAWEALRPADLRSPHRSGTRRKK